From a region of the Mycolicibacterium sp. MU0050 genome:
- a CDS encoding hemolysin family protein, giving the protein MSNPWIVLAATVALIAASAFFVAVEFALIAARRHRLEDAAPRSRSARAALRSASELSVLLAGSQLGITVCTLALGAVTKPAVHHWLTPLIAGWGAPTWAADAAGFVLALFIVTFLHLVIGEMAPKSWAIAHPEKSATLLAIPMRGFMWFTRPLIVWLNRLANLCLRKVGVEPVDQLDSGQDPAALRHLVEHSATVGTLDERYRGHLISALELEALTVGDIVRANPDPGNVARDATAAEIQDAARRAGHLRLLVSTGNRVEGVLHVRDSLHQPQRTAAELMRPVLTFPKSTPVYEALRLMRETRNHLATVTDAERVIGVLTLNDVLERLLATESAA; this is encoded by the coding sequence ATGAGCAATCCCTGGATCGTCCTCGCCGCCACCGTCGCCCTGATCGCGGCCAGCGCGTTCTTCGTGGCCGTCGAGTTCGCGCTCATCGCCGCCCGCCGCCACCGCCTCGAGGACGCGGCGCCGCGCAGCCGCTCGGCGCGCGCCGCCCTGCGCAGCGCCTCGGAGCTGTCGGTGTTGCTGGCCGGCTCGCAGCTGGGCATCACGGTCTGCACGCTCGCCCTCGGCGCGGTCACCAAACCCGCTGTGCACCACTGGCTCACGCCGCTGATCGCCGGCTGGGGCGCACCGACGTGGGCGGCCGACGCCGCCGGCTTCGTCCTCGCGCTGTTCATCGTCACCTTCCTGCATCTGGTGATCGGCGAGATGGCGCCCAAGTCCTGGGCCATCGCCCATCCGGAGAAGTCGGCGACCCTGCTGGCGATCCCGATGCGCGGCTTCATGTGGTTCACCCGCCCGCTGATCGTGTGGCTCAACCGACTCGCCAACCTGTGCCTGCGCAAGGTGGGGGTCGAGCCCGTCGACCAGTTGGATTCCGGTCAGGACCCCGCGGCGCTGCGACACCTGGTGGAACACTCCGCCACCGTGGGCACCCTCGACGAGCGCTACCGCGGGCATCTGATCAGCGCCCTGGAGCTGGAGGCCCTCACCGTCGGCGACATCGTCCGCGCCAACCCCGACCCGGGCAACGTGGCCCGCGACGCGACCGCCGCCGAGATCCAGGACGCTGCCCGGCGGGCCGGCCACCTGCGGCTGCTGGTCAGCACCGGCAACCGCGTCGAGGGGGTGCTGCACGTCCGCGACAGCCTGCACCAGCCGCAGCGCACCGCCGCCGAGTTGATGCGGCCGGTGCTGACCTTCCCGAAGTCGACGCCGGTGTACGAGGCATTGCGGCTCATGCGCGAGACCCGCAACCACCTGGCCACCGTCACCGACGCCGAGCGGGTCATCGGGGTGCTCACCCTCAACGACGTGCTCGAACGGTTGCTGGCCACCGAGTCGGCGGCCTGA
- a CDS encoding DUF1990 domain-containing protein, whose protein sequence is MNWEQLARRRLSYPEIGATAGPLPDGYHHIRRERAIGLGEQAFRRAAAQLMAWEIQRRAGIRIDTSTPTAVPGSLVSIRLGPLRAACKVIYVTDEPHRQGFAYGTLDGHPESGEEYFGVRLDPDGTVYAEIVAFSRPARWWSKAGAWVATRVQKRITDRYLAALSTRP, encoded by the coding sequence GTGAACTGGGAACAGCTGGCGCGACGCCGCCTGAGCTACCCCGAGATCGGCGCCACCGCCGGACCGCTCCCCGACGGGTACCACCACATCCGCCGCGAGCGCGCGATCGGCCTGGGAGAACAGGCTTTTCGGCGAGCCGCTGCCCAGCTGATGGCGTGGGAGATTCAGCGTCGGGCCGGCATCCGCATCGATACCTCTACGCCCACCGCCGTGCCGGGGTCTCTGGTGTCCATCAGGCTGGGGCCGCTGCGCGCCGCCTGCAAGGTCATCTACGTCACCGACGAACCGCACCGCCAGGGGTTCGCCTACGGCACCCTCGACGGCCACCCCGAGTCCGGCGAGGAGTACTTCGGCGTGCGCCTCGATCCCGACGGCACGGTGTACGCCGAGATCGTGGCGTTCTCCCGCCCCGCCCGCTGGTGGAGCAAGGCGGGCGCCTGGGTGGCCACCCGGGTTCAGAAGCGGATCACCGACCGCTACCTGGCAGCCCTGTCGACCAGGCCCTAG
- a CDS encoding DUF3375 domain-containing protein yields the protein MDDHAESTLTAPELLELHRDIQGSPTVRLLSTLNLGLYATLMERHLSGGVLPETELVVLLERDLDDLDRPDGQSGLALIKSWASQGWLHRVTDTRPGQERNLCYLTQEARRALDFLRGMRRKDTIATGGSITGIASRLKQIAMRVGNDTDRIRAGLQAEIADLQAELDSLDDGHEPERAEPDLTDSYDEAHAIALQMERLITDIGQYGTMIEQATAALDDPIDSNVEYRDRQRQMYADYQAAWDSQGRDSHRAFLRMINDPDQRAEFEADVAAVADGLPGLDPALRKVMAGFFELVGHQIDEVERIQQRCAQRVKRFTAFGMLEQSRGVARQLSDAIGASRNLLKASLTDSRLDLELPLARHTISSVGALSFRIGDLSNPKPAEVAQGEVDIASFAALTTQVDAPAMSEMINTAIADGPLSLPDAVDRLDAAYLGHVIVLWSWALKQPGAENTRESTVVRFQSVDGHDRQMEVPHLMFTEPISTLLGAAP from the coding sequence GTGGACGACCACGCTGAGAGCACCCTGACCGCTCCCGAGCTGCTCGAACTGCATCGCGACATCCAGGGCTCCCCCACCGTCCGGCTGCTGTCCACGCTCAACCTGGGGCTCTACGCCACGCTGATGGAGCGCCACCTGTCCGGCGGGGTGCTCCCGGAGACCGAACTGGTGGTGCTGCTGGAGCGCGATCTCGACGACCTGGACCGCCCCGACGGCCAGTCCGGCCTGGCGCTCATCAAGTCCTGGGCCAGCCAGGGCTGGCTGCACCGGGTCACCGACACCCGCCCCGGCCAGGAACGCAACCTGTGCTACCTCACCCAGGAGGCCCGCCGCGCGCTGGACTTCCTGCGCGGCATGCGCCGCAAGGACACCATCGCCACCGGCGGCTCGATCACCGGCATCGCCTCGCGGCTCAAGCAGATCGCGATGCGGGTGGGCAACGACACCGACCGGATCCGCGCCGGGCTGCAGGCCGAAATCGCCGACCTGCAAGCCGAATTGGACTCCCTCGATGACGGCCACGAACCCGAGCGGGCCGAGCCGGACCTCACCGACTCCTACGACGAGGCGCACGCCATCGCCCTGCAGATGGAACGGCTGATCACCGACATCGGCCAGTACGGCACCATGATCGAGCAGGCCACCGCCGCCCTGGACGACCCGATCGACAGCAACGTCGAATACCGCGACCGGCAGCGCCAGATGTACGCCGACTACCAGGCCGCCTGGGACTCCCAGGGCCGCGACAGCCACCGCGCCTTCCTCCGGATGATCAACGACCCCGACCAGCGCGCCGAGTTCGAGGCCGACGTCGCCGCCGTCGCCGACGGCCTGCCCGGCCTGGACCCGGCGCTGCGCAAGGTGATGGCCGGCTTCTTCGAACTGGTCGGCCATCAGATCGACGAGGTGGAGCGCATCCAGCAGCGCTGCGCGCAGCGGGTCAAGCGGTTCACCGCGTTCGGCATGCTCGAGCAGAGCCGCGGCGTGGCCCGTCAACTCAGCGACGCCATCGGCGCCTCCCGCAACCTGCTGAAGGCATCGCTGACCGACTCGCGCCTGGACCTTGAGCTGCCGCTGGCCCGGCACACCATCAGTTCCGTTGGCGCCCTGAGCTTCCGGATCGGCGACCTGTCCAACCCGAAGCCCGCCGAGGTGGCCCAGGGCGAGGTCGACATCGCCAGCTTCGCCGCGCTGACCACCCAGGTCGACGCGCCGGCCATGTCGGAGATGATCAACACCGCGATCGCCGACGGGCCGCTGTCCCTGCCGGATGCGGTCGACCGACTCGACGCGGCGTACCTGGGTCACGTCATCGTGCTGTGGTCCTGGGCGCTCAAGCAGCCCGGCGCCGAGAACACCCGCGAGTCGACCGTCGTGCGGTTCCAGTCCGTCGACGGCCACGACCGCCAGATGGAGGTCCCGCACCTGATGTTCACCGAACCGATCTCCACCCTGTTGGGAGCCGCGCCGTGA
- a CDS encoding nucleotidyl transferase AbiEii/AbiGii toxin family protein: MNNAEWRHYAGLKNGPGFVLDPDERDSIATQFGVPAEQVVRDHLISHLLAFLSRNFGDRIHFIGGTALARTHLPDGRLSEDIDLIAIGRRKDVARDLDAALPRAVARTHGRLAVEPALGTTADTLPVLVRTEDGRSVRLQLLSAHDRVVWPTEPRDLHQRYNDAPAARLLVPTLPAFAASKTATWADRLAPRDLWDLWALARLGAIDANATSLFRRFGPTNRGPAPHIFQRAPSDSEWRAQLAGQTRLTVSATEALAIVRDAWREAVDADESNGKERRR, from the coding sequence ATGAACAACGCCGAGTGGCGTCACTACGCCGGGCTGAAGAATGGGCCGGGGTTCGTCTTGGATCCTGACGAGCGCGACTCCATCGCAACACAATTCGGTGTGCCTGCCGAACAGGTAGTGCGCGATCACCTCATCTCGCACCTCCTGGCTTTCCTCAGCCGCAACTTCGGAGACCGAATCCACTTCATTGGCGGCACGGCTCTGGCTCGCACCCACCTTCCGGATGGCCGGCTCAGCGAGGACATCGACCTGATTGCCATCGGTCGCCGCAAGGACGTCGCCCGGGATCTCGATGCCGCACTCCCCCGTGCCGTGGCACGCACCCACGGGCGGCTTGCCGTCGAACCCGCCCTTGGGACCACTGCAGACACCCTGCCGGTGCTCGTTCGGACCGAGGATGGGCGCTCGGTGCGCCTACAACTGCTTTCCGCGCATGATCGCGTGGTTTGGCCGACCGAGCCGCGCGACTTGCATCAGCGCTACAACGACGCCCCCGCGGCCAGGCTGCTAGTTCCCACGCTGCCCGCATTCGCCGCATCGAAGACCGCTACCTGGGCGGACCGACTCGCGCCCCGCGACCTCTGGGACCTTTGGGCGCTGGCCAGGCTCGGCGCAATCGACGCCAACGCGACGTCGTTATTTCGGCGGTTCGGGCCAACGAACCGCGGCCCGGCGCCGCACATCTTCCAACGCGCTCCCTCGGACAGCGAATGGCGTGCGCAGCTCGCCGGCCAGACCCGGCTTACCGTGTCGGCAACTGAGGCTCTTGCGATCGTGCGCGATGCATGGCGAGAGGCAGTCGACGCGGACGAGAGCAACGGCAAGGAGCGACGTCGGTGA
- a CDS encoding 2Fe-2S iron-sulfur cluster-binding protein — protein MESAHFTNVTVRVDGHTRSAEIDNRTTLLDLLREHLGVTAPKKGCDHGQCGACTVLLDGRRATTCLALAVAHDDAEIVTAAGLGEQTSLHPVAQAFLDHDGFQCGYCTPGQICSAVGTLDEVKSGAPSHVTEHLEKSPDLDDDEIRERMSGNLCRCAAYPNIVAAIHEAAR, from the coding sequence ATGGAGTCAGCCCACTTCACCAACGTCACCGTGCGCGTCGACGGCCACACCCGCAGCGCCGAGATCGACAACCGCACCACCCTCCTCGATCTACTACGAGAACACCTCGGCGTCACCGCGCCGAAGAAGGGCTGCGACCACGGCCAGTGCGGAGCGTGCACCGTTCTGCTCGACGGCCGCCGCGCCACCACCTGCCTGGCACTGGCGGTCGCCCACGACGACGCCGAAATCGTCACCGCGGCCGGACTCGGGGAGCAAACAAGCCTGCACCCCGTCGCCCAGGCGTTCCTCGACCACGACGGCTTCCAGTGCGGCTACTGCACCCCGGGGCAGATCTGCTCGGCGGTCGGCACGCTCGACGAGGTCAAGTCCGGCGCCCCCAGCCATGTCACCGAACACCTGGAGAAATCCCCCGACCTCGACGACGACGAGATCCGAGAACGCATGAGCGGCAACCTGTGTCGCTGCGCGGCCTACCCCAACATCGTCGCCGCCATCCACGAGGCCGCCCGATGA
- a CDS encoding DUF4194 domain-containing protein, translated as MTATESDLDYAALAALPEVDQTARAPQQRRPRFDGDVSELPDRACWALQHLLTRRYISAETDRDLYSWVLEYRAQLSVRLSELDLMLRVAENVDVAFIEQARYESARGVKLLRREPLGTYDSILALHLAQFMRASGDQTVVISRDEIHALFAGVLNEVDRDAVTFTARIDAAIARLHSLEILRKSRDDEDSYTVSPVITAVMTASVIAELQQQFEMLLNGGTPAPDDTADTPDDQEDLDV; from the coding sequence GTGACCGCCACCGAAAGCGACCTCGACTACGCGGCGCTGGCCGCCCTGCCCGAGGTCGACCAGACCGCCCGCGCCCCGCAGCAGCGCCGGCCCCGCTTCGACGGCGACGTCAGCGAGCTGCCCGACCGGGCCTGCTGGGCGCTGCAGCACCTGCTGACCCGGCGCTACATCAGCGCCGAAACCGACCGCGACCTCTACAGCTGGGTGCTGGAGTACCGCGCCCAGCTCAGCGTGCGGCTCTCCGAACTGGACCTGATGCTGCGCGTGGCCGAGAACGTGGACGTGGCGTTCATCGAGCAGGCCCGCTACGAATCCGCCCGCGGCGTCAAGCTTTTGCGCCGCGAGCCGCTGGGCACCTACGACTCCATCCTGGCCCTGCACCTGGCGCAGTTCATGCGCGCCTCCGGCGACCAGACCGTGGTGATCAGCCGCGACGAGATCCACGCCCTGTTCGCCGGGGTGCTCAACGAAGTGGACCGCGACGCGGTGACGTTCACCGCCCGCATCGACGCCGCGATCGCCCGGCTGCACTCCCTGGAGATCCTGCGCAAGAGCCGCGACGACGAGGACAGCTACACCGTGAGCCCGGTGATCACCGCGGTGATGACGGCCTCGGTGATCGCCGAGCTGCAGCAGCAGTTCGAGATGCTGCTCAACGGCGGCACCCCGGCCCCCGACGACACCGCCGACACCCCCGACGACCAGGAAGACCTCGATGTCTGA
- a CDS encoding type IV toxin-antitoxin system AbiEi family antitoxin domain-containing protein encodes MVQARSAPMPIALAKAPLRTIRPRDAVGIYAHPRTQLARLTDRGLLHRLTDGYFVVVPQENVGTKWIPTVEAAAAGIATAIHGADNAVVMGVSAARLHGAIPRALAVALVAIPRQHRPIALSDRPAVVRFVKRDITALDTERIRTELGPALVTTPEQTILDLAHRPTLGDNAGEVPGAVATLYARSDRSRLERLAHEQRRVASLRRAEEWAGVRLGS; translated from the coding sequence ATGGTTCAGGCGCGCAGCGCTCCCATGCCGATCGCACTTGCAAAAGCCCCGCTCAGAACGATTCGTCCTCGTGATGCCGTCGGCATATACGCTCATCCGCGGACCCAGTTGGCGCGCCTCACCGACCGTGGCCTGTTACATCGCCTGACTGACGGATACTTCGTCGTGGTGCCGCAAGAGAATGTAGGCACGAAGTGGATCCCCACCGTTGAAGCGGCGGCGGCTGGAATCGCAACTGCGATCCACGGCGCCGACAACGCCGTCGTCATGGGAGTGAGCGCGGCACGCCTGCACGGAGCGATCCCACGCGCGCTCGCCGTAGCTCTTGTTGCGATACCCCGGCAACATCGACCGATCGCGCTCTCCGACCGCCCGGCAGTGGTGAGATTCGTCAAGCGCGACATCACAGCGCTCGACACCGAGCGCATTCGTACGGAATTGGGCCCCGCATTGGTGACCACTCCGGAGCAGACGATCCTGGATCTGGCTCACCGTCCGACCCTCGGGGATAACGCCGGTGAAGTCCCGGGCGCAGTCGCCACCCTCTACGCACGAAGTGACCGATCACGCCTAGAGCGACTCGCACATGAACAACGCCGAGTGGCGTCACTACGCCGGGCTGAAGAATGGGCCGGGGTTCGTCTTGGATCCTGA
- a CDS encoding xanthine dehydrogenase family protein subunit M → MNPFAYHRATSVADAVTTVAERPDAVYLAGGTNLVDHMKLGVAEPALLVDVGHLPLYDIDHLDDGSLRVGADVRNADLAAHPIVRSRYPVLARALLAGASGQLRNLATTAGNLLQRTRCVYFQDVTTPCNKRSPGSGCSALGGYVRYHAILGASPQCVATHPSDMAVAMTALDAQVVYVDVDGEHRLPLTDFHRLPGDEPDRDTNLPRGALITAVEIPAPLDGARSTYRKVRDRSSYAFALTSVAAELATEDGTINSARIALGGVAHKPWRAHRAEHALLGQAAGEDTFTHAAESELGQAEPLDGNEFKVELTRRTIVATLLELMEGHQ, encoded by the coding sequence ATGAACCCGTTCGCCTACCACCGCGCCACCAGCGTGGCCGACGCCGTCACCACCGTCGCCGAGCGCCCCGACGCCGTCTACCTGGCCGGCGGCACCAACCTCGTCGACCACATGAAACTCGGCGTCGCCGAACCCGCCCTGCTCGTCGACGTCGGCCACCTGCCCCTCTACGACATCGACCACCTCGACGACGGCTCGCTGCGCGTCGGCGCCGACGTCCGCAACGCGGATTTGGCCGCGCACCCCATCGTGCGCAGCCGCTACCCCGTCCTGGCCCGCGCCCTGCTGGCCGGCGCCTCGGGGCAGCTGCGCAACCTCGCCACCACCGCCGGCAACCTGCTGCAACGCACCCGCTGCGTCTACTTCCAGGACGTCACCACCCCCTGCAACAAACGCTCCCCCGGCTCCGGGTGCTCGGCGCTCGGCGGCTACGTGCGCTACCACGCCATCCTCGGCGCCTCCCCGCAGTGTGTGGCCACCCACCCCTCCGACATGGCCGTCGCGATGACCGCCCTGGACGCGCAGGTGGTCTACGTCGACGTCGACGGCGAACATCGCCTGCCGCTCACCGATTTTCACCGCCTGCCCGGCGATGAACCCGACCGCGACACCAACCTGCCGCGCGGCGCGCTGATCACCGCCGTGGAGATCCCGGCGCCGCTGGACGGCGCGCGCTCCACCTACCGCAAGGTCCGCGACCGCAGCTCGTATGCGTTCGCGTTGACCTCGGTGGCCGCCGAGTTGGCCACCGAGGACGGCACCATCAACTCCGCGCGCATCGCCCTCGGCGGAGTCGCCCACAAACCCTGGCGGGCCCATCGCGCCGAACACGCCCTGCTGGGGCAAGCCGCCGGCGAGGACACCTTCACCCACGCGGCCGAAAGCGAACTCGGACAGGCAGAGCCGCTGGACGGCAACGAATTCAAGGTCGAGCTCACCCGCCGCACCATCGTCGCCACCCTGCTGGAACTCATGGAAGGACATCAGTGA
- a CDS encoding xanthine dehydrogenase family protein molybdopterin-binding subunit: MTAVQPRAIGTALTRLDGPAKVTGTAPYASEYQLDAPMYLHPLQATIAKGRVTAMDTAGVAAVLTVFDAPTLADTSDGDLTILQDNQIHYRGQFIGAVLAETAETARHAAALVRVDYQADTHHTELRPDDPDLYAPEEVNAGFPTDTADGDVDAALRDAEVLVDQTYTTPHEHNNPMEPHSCIALWDNDKLTLYDSTQGVHAARSKLAGLFGLEPEQIRVIAKNIGGGFGSKGAPHSHNTLAVMAAQRVPGRPVKLALTRQQMFDVVGYRTPTIQRLQLGATRDGRLTALRHDVVEQSATAKEFAEQTAVPARMMYASATRATSHRLAALDVAVPFWMRAPGECPGVYALEVAMDELAVACDLDPIELRIRNEPDVDPETGNPWSDRRLVECLTTGAEQFGWHPRNPEPGVRSNGEWLIGTGVASSVYPAMNMPGNAARIECTAPGRYAVAIGAVDIGTGTWTALTQIAADVLSCDVAAIDLQIGDTTLPAASVEGGSSGISSWGTAIHAAAQQFRREHGDSPAPGAASTAEAPENEDAQNYGMYSFGAQFVEAHVSRYTGEIRLARMLGVFSIGRAINPATLRSQLIGGMTMGLSMALHEESVRDHRLGHIVTRDLASYHISTHADVPDIDAVWLDSVDEHANPMGSRGAGEIGIVGAAAAVANAIYHATGVRVRDLPIQCDALLI, from the coding sequence ATGACGGCCGTCCAACCCCGCGCCATCGGCACCGCGCTGACCCGCCTCGACGGCCCCGCCAAGGTCACCGGCACCGCCCCCTACGCCAGCGAATACCAACTCGACGCCCCGATGTACCTGCACCCGCTGCAGGCCACCATCGCCAAGGGCCGCGTCACCGCCATGGACACCGCCGGGGTCGCCGCCGTCCTCACCGTCTTCGACGCGCCCACGCTGGCCGACACCTCCGACGGCGACCTGACCATCCTGCAGGACAACCAGATCCACTACCGCGGCCAGTTCATCGGCGCGGTCCTCGCCGAGACCGCCGAAACCGCCCGTCACGCCGCCGCATTGGTGCGCGTCGACTACCAGGCCGACACCCACCACACCGAGCTGCGCCCCGACGACCCGGACCTGTACGCCCCCGAGGAAGTCAACGCGGGCTTTCCCACCGACACCGCCGACGGCGACGTCGACGCCGCCCTGCGCGACGCCGAGGTGCTCGTCGACCAGACCTACACCACCCCGCACGAACACAACAACCCGATGGAGCCGCATTCCTGTATCGCGTTGTGGGACAACGACAAGCTCACGCTCTACGACTCCACCCAGGGCGTGCACGCCGCCCGCAGCAAGCTGGCCGGACTGTTCGGCCTCGAGCCCGAACAGATCCGGGTGATCGCCAAGAACATCGGCGGCGGCTTCGGCTCCAAGGGCGCCCCGCACTCGCACAACACCCTGGCGGTCATGGCCGCCCAACGCGTCCCGGGCCGCCCCGTCAAGCTGGCCCTGACCCGCCAGCAGATGTTCGACGTCGTCGGCTACCGCACCCCCACCATCCAGCGCCTACAACTCGGCGCCACCAGGGATGGCCGACTGACCGCGCTGCGCCACGACGTCGTCGAACAGTCCGCCACCGCCAAGGAATTCGCCGAGCAGACCGCCGTGCCCGCCCGGATGATGTACGCCAGCGCCACCCGCGCCACCAGCCACCGGCTCGCCGCACTCGATGTGGCCGTCCCGTTTTGGATGCGCGCCCCCGGCGAATGCCCCGGCGTCTACGCGCTGGAGGTGGCGATGGACGAACTGGCCGTCGCCTGCGACCTCGACCCCATCGAGCTGCGGATCCGCAACGAACCCGACGTCGACCCCGAGACCGGCAACCCGTGGTCGGACCGACGCCTGGTCGAGTGCCTGACCACCGGCGCCGAGCAGTTCGGCTGGCACCCCCGCAACCCCGAACCGGGCGTGCGCAGCAACGGCGAATGGTTGATCGGCACCGGCGTGGCGTCGTCGGTGTACCCGGCGATGAACATGCCCGGCAACGCCGCCCGCATCGAATGCACCGCCCCCGGGCGCTACGCGGTGGCCATCGGCGCAGTAGACATCGGCACCGGCACCTGGACCGCGCTGACCCAGATCGCCGCCGACGTCCTGAGCTGCGACGTCGCCGCCATCGACCTGCAGATCGGCGACACCACGCTGCCGGCCGCCTCGGTGGAGGGCGGCTCCTCGGGCATCAGCTCCTGGGGCACCGCCATTCACGCTGCCGCCCAGCAGTTTCGGCGCGAGCACGGCGACAGCCCGGCCCCGGGCGCGGCCAGCACCGCCGAGGCCCCCGAGAACGAGGACGCCCAGAACTACGGGATGTACTCCTTCGGCGCGCAGTTCGTCGAGGCCCACGTCAGCCGCTACACCGGCGAAATCCGCCTCGCCCGGATGCTCGGGGTGTTCTCGATCGGGCGGGCGATCAACCCGGCCACGCTGCGCTCACAGCTGATCGGCGGCATGACGATGGGCCTGTCGATGGCCCTGCACGAGGAAAGCGTGCGCGACCACCGCCTGGGCCACATCGTCACCCGGGACCTGGCCAGCTACCACATCAGCACCCACGCCGACGTCCCCGACATCGACGCCGTCTGGCTCGACAGCGTCGACGAGCACGCCAATCCGATGGGCTCGCGCGGCGCCGGTGAGATCGGCATCGTCGGCGCTGCTGCCGCCGTCGCCAACGCGATCTACCACGCCACCGGGGTGCGGGTGCGCGACCTACCCATCCAGTGCGACGCGCTCCTCATCTGA
- a CDS encoding hemolysin family protein produces MLSVLSILLGLLVVVAITAITGYFVAQEFAYMAVDRSRLKARATAGDKASAQALSVTRRTSFMLSGAQLGITVTGLLVGYVAEPLIGRGVGDLLARGGVSTAVGIAVGTVLAVLAATVIQMVFGELFPKNLAIARPEPVARRLALSTTWYLKLFGWLIKLFDASSNLLLRALRIEPVHDVEHSASPRDLEHIVAQSREAGELPAELSALLDRILDFPTRSVEHAMIPRARVDVVPADTPREEVLAMMATGHTRYPVVSDSPDDLLGVVHLRDLLEPTAAGTAAELYRPAVIVPESMPLPAVLTQLTAAKEEMALVIDEYGGFAGVVTVEDMAEELVGEIDDEHDVDPEIAVITRADDSWLIRGDAHLDEVGRAIGHDLPDGDYETLAGLILARFGGLPEVGDTVELQLAGTAEELLHEGPPPQRTVVLDVRALERRVPSEVSVRIRTDSALSDDSEATR; encoded by the coding sequence GTGCTGAGCGTCCTCAGCATCCTGCTGGGCCTGCTGGTGGTCGTGGCCATCACCGCGATCACCGGCTACTTCGTGGCCCAGGAATTCGCGTACATGGCCGTGGACCGCTCCCGGCTCAAGGCCCGCGCCACGGCCGGGGACAAGGCCTCGGCCCAGGCGCTGTCGGTCACCCGCCGCACCTCGTTCATGCTGTCGGGCGCACAGCTCGGCATCACCGTCACCGGGCTGCTGGTCGGCTACGTCGCCGAACCGCTGATCGGCCGTGGCGTCGGGGACCTGCTCGCCCGCGGCGGCGTCTCGACCGCGGTCGGGATCGCAGTCGGCACCGTGCTGGCCGTCCTGGCCGCCACCGTCATCCAGATGGTCTTCGGCGAACTGTTCCCGAAGAACCTCGCCATCGCCCGCCCCGAACCGGTCGCCCGGCGCCTCGCTCTGTCCACCACCTGGTACCTGAAGCTGTTCGGCTGGCTGATCAAGCTGTTCGACGCGTCCTCGAACCTGCTGCTGCGCGCCCTGCGCATCGAACCCGTGCACGACGTGGAGCATTCGGCCAGCCCCCGCGACCTCGAACACATCGTGGCGCAGTCCCGCGAGGCCGGTGAGCTGCCCGCCGAACTGTCCGCACTGCTCGACCGTATCCTCGATTTCCCGACCCGCAGCGTCGAGCACGCGATGATCCCCCGCGCCCGGGTGGACGTGGTGCCCGCCGACACTCCGCGCGAGGAGGTGCTCGCCATGATGGCCACCGGGCACACCCGCTACCCCGTGGTCAGCGACTCCCCCGACGACCTGCTGGGCGTGGTGCACCTGCGCGACCTGCTCGAACCGACCGCCGCCGGCACCGCGGCCGAGCTGTACCGCCCGGCGGTGATCGTGCCGGAGTCCATGCCGCTACCGGCCGTGCTGACCCAGCTGACCGCCGCCAAGGAGGAGATGGCCCTGGTCATCGACGAGTACGGCGGCTTCGCCGGCGTCGTCACCGTCGAGGACATGGCCGAGGAACTCGTCGGCGAGATCGACGACGAGCACGACGTCGACCCCGAGATCGCCGTCATCACCCGCGCCGACGACAGCTGGTTGATCCGCGGCGACGCCCACCTCGACGAGGTCGGCCGGGCCATCGGCCACGACCTGCCCGACGGCGACTACGAAACGCTGGCCGGGCTGATCCTCGCCCGCTTCGGCGGCCTGCCCGAGGTCGGCGACACCGTCGAACTCCAACTCGCCGGCACCGCCGAGGAACTCCTGCACGAGGGCCCGCCCCCGCAACGCACGGTGGTCCTCGACGTCCGAGCCCTGGAACGCCGGGTGCCGTCGGAGGTCAGCGTGCGTATCCGCACCGACTCCGCCCTCAGCGACGACAGCGAGGCCACCCGATGA